DNA from Dietzia lutea:
GACGGGCGCCAACGCGATCGCCAGCCAGCTCGCTGCCAGGAGTGGCGCGAGCAGGACCAGCGCCCACCCGTAGTCCGAGGGCGCGCCCCGACTCGCCCCGATCCGGTCGAGCGCGGTCGCGGCCGACGGGTCTCTACCGCGCGACCGCACGATCACGTAGACGACCGCCGGTCCGCTGAAGAGGACGAACTCGGTCACCGGCTCAGCCTAAGGCCGGTCCGATCGGCCACGGACGGCTATGTGACGGGCTACCGCACTCACCGGCACCTAGGGTGGGCTGATGGTCGAGATCGTGTGTTCCGTGGTGGGCCTCGCGCTCATCGTGTTGGTTCTGCTGGACGTGTTCCACACGCTGATGCACCCCGCCGGCTCCGGGTACATGAGTCCCCACGTCTTCGCGCTGGTCTGGCGGGTGTCCCGAGCGACGGGTCACCGGGTGGCGGGCGCGGTGGGCCCGACGGCCGTGGTCACGGTCATCCTGGTGTGGGTCGCGCTCGTGGGGCTGGCCTGGGGACTGATCTACTACCCACACGTGCCCGCGGATTTCACCTACTCCGACGGGATCGATCCACACAGTCTGCCGGCGTTCGCCGAGGCCCTGTACTTCTCCTTCGTCACCCTGGCGACCGTCGGCTTCGGTGACATGGTCCCCTCCGGATCGTGGATCCGGTGGGCCTCGCCGCTCCAGGCGTTGATGGGGTTCGCGTTGCTCACCGCCGCCCTGACCTGGTTCAACCAGGTGTACCCACCCCTGTTGCGGCGTCGGGCTCTCGCGCAGGAGCTCTCGCGACTGGCCGAGGTGGACTACGCCCGGCGGATCCCGGAGCTGCCCGTGGACCCGGTGTGTGCCCGGCTGGCGGCGGTGACCGACAAGGTCGAGGCGGTACGTATCGACTTCTTCCAACACTCCGAGGGCTTCTACTTCCGGGAGAAGTCCGCGGATCTGTCCCTGCCACGACAGTTGGCGCACGCTGTACGACTGTCAGAGCTCGCGTCGGAGGGGTCGCACACCGCGGTGCAGCTGGGCTCTCGCCAGCTCGCCGTCGCCCTGGACCGGCTCGCGAGCACGTTGGACCAGCAGTTTCTGCACAACGAAGGTTCGCCCAGCGAGGTGTTCGCCTCCTACCTGGACGAACATCACCCGTAGGTCGCCGCGCACCGGCCGGCGTTCATCCACAGGCCCGACGTGTCCACAGGCGGGCCCCGGGGACGTCGTCGGTAGCCAGGTCCCGGCAGCGGCGTGCCGCAGAGTGTGGGGCATGGACCCATCCACTCTGGACCGCACCCGCCCGACCGCCGACCTCGCCGGATTGCCGCCGGGCCCGCTGACCACCGCCGAGCTGGCCGCCGCCGTCCCCGACGCCCGGGCCCGCCGTCGTTACGAGCGGATCTGGCACGGGGTGTACCGGCGCGAGGATCAACCCGACGACCTCCGTCTGCGCAGCGTGGCCCTGGCCCGGACCTGGCCGGAGGGGGTGCTGCGCGGACGCAGCGCCGCCCTGCTGTGGGGCGACGACTCGGTGCCCGCGGACGCACTGCCCGAGATCTGGCTGCCCTCGACGCGTCGGTCCCGTCCGGGGCGGGTGTACCGCTACGGATCCCTCCCGCCCGCCGCCGTCACCGAGATTGACGGACTGCGGGTCACCACCCCGCTGCGCACATGCCGCGACCTGGCCGGCGACCTGGGATTCGAGGAGGCGGTGGTGTCCGTGGAGCGGCTGTGCGCGATGGTGCCCGAGCTGCCGGGGCAGCTGGTGGGCGCGGTCGAGCACCCCGCAGGGCGAGGCGCCCGCGACTTCGCCGCCGTCGCCCGCGCCGCGGACCCGCGATCGGGGTCGGCCCTCTCGACGCGGGCGCGACTGGAGCTCCGCGCGGCGGGAGTCGGCGACTTCGGGCACGGCCACGCCGTCCGACTGGGGCACTTCACGGTGGAGCTGCCCCTGGCCGACCCCGGAGCCCGCTGCGTGGTCTTCAGCTCCGGCAACGGGGCGGCGCCTTCGGGCCCCGGTCGCGACGCCGAGAGGTACCGCGAACAGTTGTCGCACGCCGGATGGACCGTGATCGTGGTCCGCGGACCCGCCGCCGTGGCACCAGCGGTGCGTGACCACGGCGTGGGCTACCGCGCGGCCGCCGTGCTGCGGGCGCGGTGGCCCTCGTCAGAGGTCTCCTACCCGCCGGCCGATGACCCCGCGGCCGACCCGCACGGGATGTGGTCCGGCCCGCGGCGTTGAGGCCGCGGGCCGGGATTCCGTGGGTACGGCGGATCAGCGGGTGTAGTCGGTGGCCTTCTCGTAGCGGCCCTGCTCGTCCCAGACCCGACGCAGGAGCTGCTCGAGCTCCCACACGTCGCCCTCGCTGCCGAAGTACTTGCGGTCGATCGTGCCGAGCTTGTCCTCGTTCTCGAGGATCTTGCTCCACAGCCGGGCGCGCTCGACCGGGTCGTCGGTGAAGTCCTTGTTGAGGTACTCCCGCGAGTAGCGCTTGAGGTTCCCCAGGACGGTGAGCGCCTTGCCGGCCGGACTGACCAGCGAGGCCACGATGGTCACCACGAGCACCACCACGATCACGCCCAGCGACAGCAGCGTGGGCACCTCGACCACGTCGACGTGCTCGCCACCGTTGATGAACGGCAGGTTGTTCTCGTGCAGGGCGTGCAGCACCAGCTTGACGCCGATGAAGCCCAGGATCGCCGCCAGGCCGTACTTGAGGTAGACGAGCCGGTCGAGCAGGCCCTCCAGCAGGAAGTACAGCTGGCGCAGGCCGAGCAGCGAGAACGTGGTGGCGGTGAAGACGATGAAGACGTTCTGGGTGAGGCCGAAGATCGCGGGGATCGAGTCCAGCGCGAACATGATGTCGGTGCCGCCGATCGCGACCATGACGATCATCATGGGCGTCATGACGCGCTTGCCGTTCTCGACGGTGAACAGCTTGTCGTGGTCGTAGTGATCGGTCGCCGGGATGACCTTCTTGGCGAACCGGACCATGACGTTGTCGACCTCGTCGTCGTCCTCGTCATCCTCGGCCAGCAGGCGGCCGGCGGTGACGATGAGGAACAGGCCGAACACGTAGAACAGCGCGCTGAACTGGTTGAGCAGTGCGGCGCCCACGAAGATGAACGCGGTGCGGGCGATGATCGAGAAGACGATGCCGAACAGCAGCGCCTTCTGCTGACCCGCCTTGGGCACCTTGAAGCTGGTCAGCAGCAGCAGGAACACGAACAGGTTGTCCACCGAGAGCGCCTTCTCGGTGAGGTACCCGGCGAAGTACTCGATACCCATGTCCGTGCCGCCGAATATCCACACGGCGAAGCCGAAGAGGACCGCGACGCCCACGTAGAGCGAGGACCAGATCGCCGACTCTCTGATCGTCGGAATGTGCTCCTTGCGCACATGGAAGAAGTAGTCGAACAGCAACAGCGCGACGATCAGGCCGACTGACAACGACCATGCGAGCGGGGTGGCTCCCAACGGGGGGTCCTTTCCGGGGAGGGCCGGTTGACCGGATCATCCTACCCGCGCGTGGCGGAGGTGACCCCCCGACGGCCGGTCGCCGCGGGCCGGAACGGAGCCGTTCGCGCAGGGGGCGGCGCTAGGCGCGGCGTCGGATGAACATCGTGTGCCGGGCCTCGACGACCGTCCTGCCGCGGCTGTCGGTCACGACCGCGGTGTGGACCACGCTGGTGCTGGACCGCGTGGTCAGCTGTTCGCGGATCGAGTCCGCCTCCGCGTGCGGCACCTCGACGACGCACCGGAGCCGGCCGCGGCCGGGGGAGCGGAAGTCGATCGTCGCACTCTTGGTCCACACCTGGTAGCCGCCGCCCAGCTGTCCGGACAGCAGCGCCCCGTAGAGCACGTCGGTCGCGGCGAACAGCGCGCCGCCGAACGCGGTGCCGTTGGTGTTGGCGGTCCACGGCGCCACGTGCATGTTCAGTTCGCCGCGGGTCCAGTCCGGGGCGACGTGCCGGATGCGGATCCCCGACCCCAGCAGCGGTGGGTAGAGCGAGGCCAGGACGGGGAACGCCCGGGGGCTGGAGGTGTATCGGTGCAGCATGGTCTTGGGCACCGCCCGATCCTAACTTACCGGCGAGTCAGTTCAGCGGACCCGGCAATCCCACGCATTCTCTGGACACGAGCCCGACCTTTGTCTACTTTCAGGGCCACGACCATCGACTACAGGGCCGCGGGTCCTAGGCGGGGAGGCGTGACATGAGGATCATCGTGGATCCGGACCGGTGCGAGGGACAGGCCGTGTGCGTGGGACTGGCGCCGGCGGTGTTCGCGCTGGATGACGACGACGAGGTGGTGCGCCTGCTGGTCGACGACATCCCCGAGGAGCACGAGAAGCGCGCCCGCAAGGCCGTCGCCAAGTGCCCGATGGCGGCTCTGCGCGAGGCCTGACGAGCGCGGCTCCGCGGCCCCGCGGCTACCGGGCCGGCCAGGCCGAGGGGTCGCGGCCGGTGAGCGCGAGCGCCTCGTCCCGCGCGGACACGTCCGGGCCGTCGAAGCCCGGGACCGCCGGGTCGAACAGCTCCGGGGCCGGGTTCTCGGCGAGGTCGGTCCGCACGAACTCCAACACGGCCCGCTCGAGTTCGTCGCCCCAGCGCAGGTCCATGCCCTGCGAGGAGGCGATGTCCCACGCGTGGACGGCCAGGTCGAACACCTGCTGGGCGAGGTAGTGCTTCGCGGGCGCCAGCCCGTAGGACACGTGCACCTCGTCGTCGTCGCCGGTTCCGCGCCACGCCGCGGCGACCGGTGCCTTCACCGACTCCCAGTCCTCCACCAGCTCGGGACCGGAGGCGTCGCGCAGGCGACGCAGGCGGTCCTCGAGGTCGTCGGACACCTCATCGACCGTGCCGCCGGCGAGCAATCCCGGCACCCAGAGCTGCTCGTCCACGACGTGGGCCAACACCTCGCGCGTGGTCCAGTCGCTACACGGGGTGGCGGCGTCCCAGTCGGTGACGGCGGGGAGCACCTCGTCGTACAGGTCGGCGGCGCGGGTCTGCAGGGCGATCCAGTCGGTCATGCCCCCATCCTGCCGCATTTCCGCACACCGGCTCTGGCCCCCGAAATCCGCTACCTTCCCTCGGGATCCGCTACCCCTACGGGCATAGCGGATCCGGAGCCGGGGTAGCGGATTCTCGCGGGTCAGGCGCCGGGCTTCTCGAACCGCTCGCCCGCGCCCATGCGCTGCAGGCGCAGCCACTCGCGGAAGCCCGCGGGATCGCGGCGCGAGACGAGGAAGTACCAGCCGAAGCGCACGATCTCCTGGGGGATGAGGCGCCGGTTGCCGGGCTGGGTGAGGACGTAGCCGCGGTTGCGGTAGGTGAAGTGCCGCTTGACCGGGTCGTCCGGGAACTGTGTGTGCATGCGGCCACCGAGGATCGGCTTGAACTCGTCCGAGCCCTGGGGGTGCAGGTAGGCGGTGGTCAGGCACGTGCCGAACTGCAGGCCCGAGCGGACGAGGCGGCGGTGCACCTCGACCTCGTCGCCGCGGATGAACAGGCGCAGGTCGGGCACGCCCACGCGGTCCAGGCAGTCGGCGGTGAACAGGGCGCCGTTGAACAGCGACGCGATGCCGGGCAGCAGGTCCTCGGTGTTCTCGCCGTCGCCGGCCGCGCCCGCTCCGGTGAAGAGCTCCGAGCGCCGGCGCCGCCACACCACCCCGCGCCGCAGGGGGAAGGCCAGTCGGTCGGGGTCGGCGAGGTCGCACACCACCGGCGAGACCTCGGCGAGGCCGTGGTGGTCCATGCAGTGCAGCAGGGTGGCCAGGACGTCGGGCCCCTCGGGGCGGCCGTCGTCGTCCGCGCACCATACGAGGTCGGCGCCAGTGGCCAGCGCGTGCAGCATGCCCAGCGCGAAGCCGCCGGCGCCGCCGAGGTTGTGCTTGGAGCCGATGTACGTGGCCTCGACCGGCTGGGACTCGACGAGCTCGCGCACGGCGTGCTCGTCGGCGTTGTCCACCACCACCAGGTGGTCGATCGGACGGGTCTGGCCGCACACCACGGCCAGGGACTCGCGTAGCTGCTCGAGTCGGCGGTGGGTGACCACCACGGCCACGACCCGGCGGGCGTCGGCCGCTCCCCGGTCCGCGCCGCCCGCGGCGGCCCCGCTCTCAGCCCTCATGCTGCATCCTGCCGATGTACTCGCCGATCGAGCGCCCGGCCTCGGGGCCCTCGTAGGCGGTGACGATCTCCTCGATGCTCCCGCGCTGGCGGATGCGGCCGTGGTCGATCCACATGGCCGAGTCGCACAGCTGGGCCAGGAATTCGTTGGAGTGGGAGGCGAACACCAGGATTCCCGAGCGGGAGACGAGCTCGGCGAGCTTGACCCGCGCCTTCTTCATGAACTCCGCGTCCACGGCGCCGATACCCTCGTCGAGCAGCAGGATCTCCGGGTCGATCGAGGTCACCACGCCCATGGCCAGGCGCACGCGCATGCCGGTGGAGTAGGTCCGCAGCGGCATGTCCAGGTAGTCACCGAGCTCGGTGAAGTCGGCGATCTCGTCGACCTTGGCCTTCATCTGCTTGCGCGTCTGGCCGAGGAAGAGGCCGCGGATGATGATGTTCTCGTAGCCGGAGATCTCGGGATCCATGCCCACACCGAGGTCGAACACGGGTGCCACGCGGCCGCGGATCCGCGCCGCGCCGCGGGTGGGCTCGTAGATGCCGGACAGCAGGCGCAGCAGCGTGGACTTGCCGGCGCCGTTGTGCCCGACGAGGCCGATGCGGTCCCCCTCGCGGAGGGAGAGGGTGATGTCCTTGAGGGCTTCGACGACGACGACGTTGGACGCGTTCCGGCCGATGGCGCCTCCCGCGGAGCCGAGGACCGCCTTCTTGAGGGACCGCGATTTGGCGTCGAAGATCGGGAAGTCCACGCACGCGTCCACGCAGTCGATGGACACGCCGCCGGGGGTGGGCGCAGCGGAGCTCATGGGATGTACCTCCTACACCCAGTACGGGACTCGGGAGCGGAACCGGCGCAGTGCCACAAAGGCGAGCGCCAGACCGACTGCGGTGCAGGCCAGGACGATCCACCAGTGGTAGGCGGCGACGGGCTCACCGAT
Protein-coding regions in this window:
- a CDS encoding glycosyltransferase; translated protein: MRAESGAAAGGADRGAADARRVVAVVVTHRRLEQLRESLAVVCGQTRPIDHLVVVDNADEHAVRELVESQPVEATYIGSKHNLGGAGGFALGMLHALATGADLVWCADDDGRPEGPDVLATLLHCMDHHGLAEVSPVVCDLADPDRLAFPLRRGVVWRRRRSELFTGAGAAGDGENTEDLLPGIASLFNGALFTADCLDRVGVPDLRLFIRGDEVEVHRRLVRSGLQFGTCLTTAYLHPQGSDEFKPILGGRMHTQFPDDPVKRHFTYRNRGYVLTQPGNRRLIPQEIVRFGWYFLVSRRDPAGFREWLRLQRMGAGERFEKPGA
- a CDS encoding PaaI family thioesterase; protein product: MPKTMLHRYTSSPRAFPVLASLYPPLLGSGIRIRHVAPDWTRGELNMHVAPWTANTNGTAFGGALFAATDVLYGALLSGQLGGGYQVWTKSATIDFRSPGRGRLRCVVEVPHAEADSIREQLTTRSSTSVVHTAVVTDSRGRTVVEARHTMFIRRRA
- a CDS encoding TerC family protein; translated protein: MGATPLAWSLSVGLIVALLLFDYFFHVRKEHIPTIRESAIWSSLYVGVAVLFGFAVWIFGGTDMGIEYFAGYLTEKALSVDNLFVFLLLLTSFKVPKAGQQKALLFGIVFSIIARTAFIFVGAALLNQFSALFYVFGLFLIVTAGRLLAEDDEDDDEVDNVMVRFAKKVIPATDHYDHDKLFTVENGKRVMTPMMIVMVAIGGTDIMFALDSIPAIFGLTQNVFIVFTATTFSLLGLRQLYFLLEGLLDRLVYLKYGLAAILGFIGVKLVLHALHENNLPFINGGEHVDVVEVPTLLSLGVIVVVLVVTIVASLVSPAGKALTVLGNLKRYSREYLNKDFTDDPVERARLWSKILENEDKLGTIDRKYFGSEGDVWELEQLLRRVWDEQGRYEKATDYTR
- a CDS encoding potassium channel family protein, whose product is MVEIVCSVVGLALIVLVLLDVFHTLMHPAGSGYMSPHVFALVWRVSRATGHRVAGAVGPTAVVTVILVWVALVGLAWGLIYYPHVPADFTYSDGIDPHSLPAFAEALYFSFVTLATVGFGDMVPSGSWIRWASPLQALMGFALLTAALTWFNQVYPPLLRRRALAQELSRLAEVDYARRIPELPVDPVCARLAAVTDKVEAVRIDFFQHSEGFYFREKSADLSLPRQLAHAVRLSELASEGSHTAVQLGSRQLAVALDRLASTLDQQFLHNEGSPSEVFASYLDEHHP
- a CDS encoding ferredoxin; amino-acid sequence: MRIIVDPDRCEGQAVCVGLAPAVFALDDDDEVVRLLVDDIPEEHEKRARKAVAKCPMAALREA
- a CDS encoding ABC transporter ATP-binding protein, with the protein product MSSAAPTPGGVSIDCVDACVDFPIFDAKSRSLKKAVLGSAGGAIGRNASNVVVVEALKDITLSLREGDRIGLVGHNGAGKSTLLRLLSGIYEPTRGAARIRGRVAPVFDLGVGMDPEISGYENIIIRGLFLGQTRKQMKAKVDEIADFTELGDYLDMPLRTYSTGMRVRLAMGVVTSIDPEILLLDEGIGAVDAEFMKKARVKLAELVSRSGILVFASHSNEFLAQLCDSAMWIDHGRIRQRGSIEEIVTAYEGPEAGRSIGEYIGRMQHEG
- a CDS encoding TIGR03086 family metal-binding protein; its protein translation is MTDWIALQTRAADLYDEVLPAVTDWDAATPCSDWTTREVLAHVVDEQLWVPGLLAGGTVDEVSDDLEDRLRRLRDASGPELVEDWESVKAPVAAAWRGTGDDDEVHVSYGLAPAKHYLAQQVFDLAVHAWDIASSQGMDLRWGDELERAVLEFVRTDLAENPAPELFDPAVPGFDGPDVSARDEALALTGRDPSAWPAR